The Paramisgurnus dabryanus chromosome 3, PD_genome_1.1, whole genome shotgun sequence genome includes a window with the following:
- the LOC135769917 gene encoding uncharacterized protein, producing the protein MSTEGGVPTPICQGFLRKRKDKMKLRWVTYWFRLYNTTLFFYTKKHGSALDLRGQYYIYELQSVREVSGSDNKRYLFEMTMKNGKKKLLAAETVVDRQLWMNQLWKAMLLNGPDRTGPIPDGEQMSDNKSETQSEDTTATSSRCFSFDQESFKSCSSNADDKQSLHTDNEMELSTEEILLSDYDILPPRKLTEEALYDTLPSTWPVSKEEHEVTDCIYDVPNLLIRKMSEQTVECHSSNVRPESGGLLSDMISCLDSESAAWVKTAPL; encoded by the exons ATGTCGACTGAAGGAGGGGTGCCAACTCCAATCTGCCAGGGCTTTTTGCGGAAACGCAAGGACAAAATG AAGCTTCGGTGGGTGACTTACTGGTTCAGACTTTACAATACAACACTATTTTTCTACACAAAGAAGCATGGAAGTGCT TTAGATCTCAGGGGACAATATTACATATATGAG TTGCAGTCTGTGCGCGAGGTGAGCGGCTCGGATAACAAACGCTATCTTTTTGAGATGACAATGAAAAACGGGAAGAAAAAATTGCTG GCTGCAGAAACCGTGGTCGACAGACAGCTGTGGATGAATCAGCTGTGGAAAGCCATGCTGCTTAATGGGCCTGACAGAACCGGACCTATCCCTGATGG GGAGCAAATGTCAGATAATAAATCTGAAACTCAATCTGAAGACACCACTGCAACGAGTAGTAGATGTTTCTCTTTTGATCAAGAGTCATTTAAATCCTGCAGTAGTA ATGCTGATGACAAACAAAGTCTGCACACAGACAATGAAATGGAGCTGAGCACCGAAGAGATTTTACTGTCAGACTATGACATTCTCCCACCTCGAAAAC TTACTGAAGAAGCCCTCTATGATACACTCCCTAGTACCTGGCCAGTCAGTAAGGAAGAGCATG AGGTGACTGATTGCATTTATGATGTCCCGAACCTATTGATTAGGAAAATGTCAGAACAAACAGTTG AATGTCACAGCAGTAATGTGAGGCCTGAGAGTGGAGGTCTTCTGAGTGATATGATATCATGTTTAGACAGTGAATCTGCTGCCTGGGTCAAAACTGCTCCACTGTGA